Genomic DNA from Paenibacillus sp. KS-LC4:
TACCCGCTCTTTTTAAATACCATTAAATTACTGTATAAAATTCACATATGCGAACTCTATTGTTAATTCTCAAACAATATAGCTTAGAATATAACGATTCATAACGTAATTCAATCCCATTTCCAAAAAATTAAATTAAAAAAATAAAATTAAAAATAATATTGAAATTATTCAGGCGACTATACTATAATCAAAACATAGTTCGAAATGGCGAAATAAGTTCACATATGCGAACTATTATCTATTTTGCATCCTAAAGGAGACGCTATGGAGAAGTTTCGTATGAACAAATCGGCAGAAAGGGTTGTCGATCTTCTTATTTTGCTTTCCAAGAAAAACGCGCCCTTGACGTTGAATGAAATTTGCTCGGAGCTGAGCTTACCTAAGAGCAGCGGCTTTGAGCTGGTGCAGACCTTGCTCTTCAAAGGCTTTATTGAAATGGATGATGCACGGCTCAAAACCTACCGCCTTGGGATCGGCGCCTTTGAAGCGGGCATCGCCTATCTGTCTAATATGGGCATTCCCCATCAGGCAAGGCCTTTGCTGCAAGAGCTTAACCGCTTGACCGGAAGCACGGCTTTTCTGGGTATAGAGGATAAGGGAAAGATCGTGTATTTGGACAAAGCCGAGCATCATTCGGAAATGCGACCTACCGCCAAGCTGGGCTCTAGAAGATTTATGCATACGACCGGCCTTGGCAAAGCACTGCTGGCAGCTTTGCCAACAGAGAAGGCGCTCTCTATTTTGGGCGAGGGTGAAATCGCTTCCCGAACAGCGTTCTCCAAAGTTACAGTGCCCG
This window encodes:
- a CDS encoding IclR family transcriptional regulator; the protein is MNKSAERVVDLLILLSKKNAPLTLNEICSELSLPKSSGFELVQTLLFKGFIEMDDARLKTYRLGIGAFEAGIAYLSNMGIPHQARPLLQELNRLTGSTAFLGIEDKGKIVYLDKAEHHSEMRPTAKLGSRRFMHTTGLGKALLAALPTEKALSILGEGEIASRTAFSKVTVPDIMQDMREIRERGYSIDDREDHLEMYCIGSAIYDQWNLPVAAISVASMLSTITPEREAYIVQLVTETALKLSQQLGYSGDRLYLNH